The region ACATGTTACCTACTTGGCATAAAATTGGCAAACCCAATCCACTATTCACTAAGATTGAGGATCAAAAAGTAGAAATGTTACGCAAGAAATATGCTGGACAACAAGAGACTAATAATGAAATGTCAGCAAACAAAGTTTCCGATGAATGTGTCGCATTAGAAGTCGCTATCACGAAACAAGTtagtaaatcttttttttctatctatgAAAATCATTTCCTTGcatcttttgtattttctagGGTAATTTAGTAAGAGAACTGAAAGCGAAACACGATAAGAGCGTCTGGCAACCTCAAGTAGAAATCTTGTTAGACTTAAAGAAAAAGCTTAATGATCTCAAAAGTAACACAAATGCACCTGAGAAAAAATTACtagtgaaaaataagaaagccGAACCGATACACGTGCCAGAACAAAACGGAGATGCTCTAACAGATGTAGCAGCATTAGAAACGGCTATCGCAAAACaggtattacatataaaaaacaggattttttttataacaattacgCGCTCGATTTACATTACACTAAACTATGTCGTAACTTTAGGGCAATCTCGTGCGAGAATTAAAGGCCAAGGAAGATGGAAGTGTGTGGAAGCCACAAGTGGAGATATTGTTGAAAATGAAACAGCGTTTAATGGATCTCACTGGAATAGTGCCAGCCACTGTCGATAAGAAatccaaaaagaaaaaataatttttaactcatttcttttgtaataaaaacgaagtatttctttttttatcacgtttttttctctaaattatacatttaaattatcgtatttatatcatttttatgcgtaaataaaatatttacgcatTAATAGTATTCAGATaaaagtatatgtatgtgcatcgcatttaatatgtttattatagtCTACTCGCGCATTGTGTGTTGGGAATTGTAAGAAAGGGATCGtgaaaagatatttgtatttaatttaaacatatattcatTCGAACTATGTCTACCTGTATGTAATGatctgataaataatttgaaacatgaaattgagaattttctgttatctaaaattttatccatATTTTATCGCTGCATCATTAGAATCTTGTGAAAAAGAGATTGTttgatttttggaaaaatcagAGTGCTCTTATCCTTAGATGAGGTTTTAGCCTTggtgttgttttttttatgtttttctattttaatgtcAAGTGCTCGTTTCGAATGCATTGTATAAAAGACAAATTGTTCGATCCCAAATATAATCAATGAAATTATCATTCCGAAAAGCAGAAGAAACAAAATTGGCGCCACTTCATAGATAGTCACACTGGAGACGAAGAGTTCATCGCTTGGACAATAAGGTCTTCTAGCCGATCGGCGGTGTATCTCTCGTCGTCGAAGTCCTGAGGTGGATATCCTTAATAATCTAATGATATCAACATGtcatgtcaaataaatttcaatttgggATATTTATTCCTCATCTTGAGgaatgtgaaaattattgcaGATCTAATACATTATGAGAATATACTTACGCTATTTTGCTGATTTCGTGAAAGTGACTTTTAAGATTGGACCACAGGCCCAACTCGGAGGGCTGTAATAGATGAACTTCCGTGAGCTGACAAATCATTTGCTTGTCGAACGCTTGTTCAATGGACGGATAAATGTCGTCTGGATCTGCATGGAAAGCGAAGcctcctttttttattctctcgaCGCCATCCTCAATCGCGATAAATCTCTTTGATTCTGGTATAGCATTCCAAATGTGCCTGAAGTATTGTACGTCCGGTCTTTGATTCTAGATTTAATATGGAACTAAAGTTTCATTAAGCTTAAAAAAATCGGAAATTGTTATAGCAAGATGTGCTTTTTTACCCGTAACAGAAAgtcgaagaaaatatttttctcggccgcaaattgcatcttgctGTGCGCCAGCGAATAAAGAGAGTCGTTCATCTTCTGGAGAGGCTCGTTTAATCTAGCAGACACTATCGCCgccgaataataattatacactaATAAACCGAAGACTGTAATCTGAATCAAGGCAATTCGACTGGCCGACTGATCGGTGAGAGAAGGAAAACCTGGTCGCGATATAATGAATAACAAAAAagcgtaatatatatgtatttttactattatgtattgtataattgtatgtaCCTTGTTGACATAATGCGGCGATAGTAATCAACGCTGAGATGCTGTAGCCATAGTCATTAGCGTGCTCCAGCTTCAATATAAAGGACAGGATGAGAATGGTAATCACTACAATTACAACAATCATGCACCACGTATCCGCTGCGAATGGCTTCAATATTATCCAAGGTTTCATCTTCATCGCTGGTATAGTACGAAACATGAAGCAAGaactaaataagaaattatagacTGGtggatattacattaatacttTATCATAGATATTggcaaatatataagttttctGGAAGCCAGATTGATCaacttcatttttaattaaaccaattttttaactttagtaTCAAAGCAATCATATGCtctcgtaaaattaaaaaattaataaaaaaattatataactttgatGAGACACATATCtctatgcatttattatattttttatttctctttattcaattatattttctcttcattgGATACTGTTTACCGCGTGGGCCATTGTTGTAAGATGACACGCGCATATCCATATCTCTCAAGTGTCAGGATGGACGGAAAGTAACCCAAATCGGCTCCGTCGCTCTTCAGCATGCTCATTACGGGACCATTGGTGTCGTTCTTATCCCAATGATTGATCTCGATGAGATCCATGCTACGCGCGAAAACGTTCGTTGAGCGATTAATGATACATACGGTGTGGAATAATAAgcgagaatatttttagacgTTATTATAATCTTGATTACGTGAAGTTAAACATATCGGAGACATGCGAGAGGAGACTGTATCCGAATTTCGGCCAGTTATCCATGATCTCGAGACCTTCGCCCTCCAAGTAATCCACCAGCCTCATGTTTGCCGGTCTATGCTGTAcctatatgaatatatatatatatagtaaacaATTACACACTTTTTGTTAAACTTGAGACTTACGATTCCGGTCGATTTGATACGTAATCCATGATAATTTCGTCGCCTATTAATCTTTGAATCAGTTAAAGTGATCGCGAGTCCGCTGTTCTTTTGCCAAGTACCGAGCTGCGTGACATTAAGTATTCCGCCGCGCATTTTGCAATGATTATACACGTCGTACAAAATATAACCAGAATCAGAATTCGGTAATAAGATCACGAAATCCGTAACAATGCTAAAGACGCTATCGTTCAAGCTCTGTAAACTCCGATTCAAGTTGTTCCCCAGAATCAGCCAGTTATATGAATAATCAAACATGCGATAAGCCGAGGcctaaatatttagattttatcttttatttaattttgcgataatctttttttgcgataaaataaaataaaaatcagaatttttacTTCGTCAAAAATGCCGCTGACGTTCTGATTTGGACATCGTATGTCTAGAAACACACCTAAGGTGCGTGTAGTGTCAAGATATTTCAGAACATTGATTTGGAATCCAGCCGGTTTAATCGCTGTAGACATCCCAGCATCAGTTAACAACTTCATCGTAAGAAAATCGTCTGCGaagaagattattaaaaagaaggaaagagagagagaaagagaagagatgcTATTGTTTATACTCACCTTCCACATCTCCGCAAGAGAATCCTACTACTCTTGTTACTTTTTTGTAGACAAAATAATCCCGAATGATGATACTTGTTTGTGCGTacgcgaaaataataaatgcttgcgagaaaaaaatgctCGACAGATGCATTCTTGAGACTACGAGGTTGTTGCGACAATGCTGTAAGCACTTTGTCTCATCTTCATTCTATATGAAACGCTGGAATTATTTCAAACTCAAGACGATAATACATTCGAGGCACATAGAAACGATTTGCGGAATTCGAAATCATCTATAACTCGCGTAGGTCGATTGACATGACAGCATAATCACAATGGCTTCCGATACTAACcgtgtatacagggtgtctcgcTGTCTTCGTCGTTTATTTCGCAGTTAGATTCTTCGACTTTAAAACCGATCTctgtttaacaaaaatttctttaattaatagcttttaaattttgcgagAGAAAGTCGCGTTTAGACGATTTATATgtgacaattaatatattaaaaggtTTCCACATTGTCACCGAGACACTCCGTATACATCACACGTTCGGTATTTCCTCTCTGGTTTcagaatttcttattttttatcccTGTTCCCTATCAATTACCACTTAAGTTGAATCTGTTACAATCGATTTGCTTGTCCTCCTATCTATTATTCGATTGTTTTCTACGAAAGTATTCATAGAAAAGTTTTCCCGGGAGCTATTTGCAATGCAAAGCGGCTTTATTAGAGCAAAATATGACAATGACtggaaaattacatttgtagCACAtagtttatctctctctctctctctctctctctctctctctccttttctctacGTGAAATAAGTTTACGATAACGAGACACTAATGAATgaactaattataatatacgaccgacttgtaaatattttacttctcAAGgcgagagaattttattcgaGCAAATTGTGTTTGCTCATACCGGCTATCTTCTCTGCGTCATTGTTCATCATCGATCGTCTCATTTTCTTTCTGTGCGAACATATAATTACGCTGTAGCACCTAACTTTCCATACAAAAAGGTGAGTGTTTAATTTACCTCATGGATCGATAGTAAACAATATTCTCGACGATGCATATTCCACAACCGACGAGCATACCGAAAGCTAACAGAATCAAAGCCGGAGCTGTCTCATATATGGATATGCTTCTTGTGGATAATGTATCGAGCTGGCATTGAGGCTTTCTGCTTGACCAATATTTTATCTGACGATCGCGTAAACCGGTGTTGAACATCTTATACAAcctgcaaaaaaattcttggaTTTTTTGTTACGGCCTTTTgttgcaagaaaaataataagagcTTACCCGATTTTCGCCACTTCGGTGAATTGACCGTTGTAACTTGCGTACATACCCATGACGGATTGCTTGAACAAATGAATCTCCGTCAATTCACAGATCTTGCTTGGATCGAACATTTTTTCCACGTAGGGATACGCCGTATTGGGATCCGTGTGATAGGCCAAAATACCTTGACTGACTTGTTTCATACCTTCCTCTATCGGCAAGTATCGTTTCGACTCCGGCAATGGATCCCAGCGTTTCTTCCTGAAGTAATCCGATTCCCAATTgagtttctaaaaattttaatatcaaacaaCATGCAAGCATGCGtttctagaaaatttaatgtttccaTATGATCTAGAAATACACacgtacatataaaaaataatttagatatggTACAGCCTCTGCGGCGATTCTTAGATTACTATCTGCGAGGACCGTCACAGAATCTTCCATCATGTCGAGTGGCTCACTTAAACGAGCCGACACTATACTGgccgaataataattatacataatccAATTGAAGACAGTGATCTGCAAAAGAGCGATACGACCTGGGATGTGTTTAGGAAAGAAATTTGCACCTGTATAAgagatattattgttaaattgacaaaaaacGACTTTTTGTTATCTCTCtgcattcattattttatacctTGTTGAGCGAGAATGCCGACGGTAAGAACTACAGCGCCCGAATATTTCTCTTGCTTGCTGTCTTCTTCACGTCTCAATATTATTCtcattataaacataaagattattataaatacggCCCATAAGTACCAAGTATGATTGGCGAGCGGTTTCAGAAAGATCTCGAgcttaattttattcgagGGAGTGGACAGCAACATGAAACAGGGTCTGTAGGTAGGAAAAaatccattatttattaattaaaagataacatattaatacCTTCTTAActtcaaatttttgatacCGAATCGGCCACGCCGCGCCGATAAGAGTGGCGTAATCCAATCTCTCAGATACCATAATCCTGGGATTACTGGCGAAATCGATGTAATTCCTTTGTAATATCTCGAATATTAAGCCGTGCACGCTATGACGATCCCAATAAATAATCTCAGAGGCGTGTACGCTTGAAAAAGAGCTTTTTAGAATGACTAATCAGCAAAAATACAAAgacaaaaatctatttttaaaaaaatacctaaaattaaaaagatcggCAGTATGAGTTATCATTGCATACGTGAATTTATGCATGCTGTCCAAGGATCTGGTATTAATATCGTGCATATAATCTTCCAATCGCATATTTTTCGGCCTATATTGTATCTATGtagtagataataattatagaaatttatattgtatgtaataaaattattttttttcttgttcttaCGTTACtgttttttcttgttattaatCTTAGAGCATATATGCTCTAAGTtactaatacatatattttcgatgATATGAAATACAAACCACGCCTGATATCTTCAATGTCATTCCATGCATGTTTGCCCTTCTGTGGATCAACGGTTGAGTAAGAGTAATGACAAGACTAGTTTCTCGTCGCCACGAGCCTAGTCTCGTTATATTTAACGTACCACCGCGATATTTGCAATGATTATAAACATCGTACAGATCGTAGTTGCTACCGTTTGTTATTGCAAGCGCGAAATCGGTAATTATGCTGAAAGCGCTGTCATTCAAGTACGACACACTATCATTTAACTTCGATCCCAGAACCAACCAATGATATGAATAATCGTACATGCGATATTTAGATGTCtaacaaatacaaaatattaattctttcctttctttttctttctatattagaaaaataatgatattatgtatattatttatcaactcTTCTAAATTCCTTTACCTCGGCGAAGATAGTTGCGGCGCTTTCCTTATTGCGTTGACAACGCAAATCCAGGACAATTCCTAAGCCCCAAATCTCAGTACGCAAAAATCGTTTTATGTTGATATTTGTATCATGTTTTCTGACGATCGTAAATATACCGGCTCTACTCAATGATTTAACGAAATGAAAATCGCCtacgataaagaaaaaagaagaaagagaaatagagagacattctttaagaaatatagttatatataaattttatatataaatttttttacagacaatttgattctaatattttaaggGATACACCAGACATACTCATGACGTCTCCACAAGAGAATCCAACGACATTTCGCACTGTCTTGTGCACAAAATAGTCACGAACAAAATCGCTGTCTCCTGCGTTAGCATTAGAAATAAATcgtagcaaaataaaaaaaagtattacatacattttactgtaatttattttttgaaagattgcAAATGTTActgtataaaaaagttaagcTATTTAAGAGATTTTAAACAATGCCACGTCTGCTAATACGAATACGAATGAAGGAAGTAACtaacaaaaagagaaatatagctCGATTAATTTCGCATGGATCGGTTGCAAAGCTTGTGTCCTGAATTTTTcagcattaatataatattgaatatatgatGTCATGTGTCTGATCGTTTATTTATGTTTCGTCGCAATGATATCGAGTTCTGTCAGGAAATGGGGACTATTATAAGAAATGCAATACTGTTGGACtacatattaaacaataaattacctgtgacattgattaattatttacgttCATGTCTAATGGCTAAACACACAAactatttgtgataaaatctaataagcacctcaaaataaataatatgtataataaaaattgtaaattattagttCATTCCCGCGAGAATATTCTGTTTCGATCAATAGATGTGTGCTTCATTAATGCTGAGAAACGCAGTCTTCTTTGTAACGTAGGAATTaataatctgtaaaaaatagagatacaaataaataagttcATGTATTGGTATTCTAAagcaaattctttaaaaacgtgcaagaaatatagaaaaaaaatgcttgaagaaaaaaagaataaaagaaagagatcataacataaaatgactaaacaaagaatttaaaaattaatatcctttCTTCTTAGATCTTcacttatttaattgattattaccGCTTGGATTGCATCCAATGGACCAAATTCTCTATTATGCAGATCACGAAAGACAGCATAATGGAGACgctaataaatacaaaaattggtACAGCTTCATGGATCGATAGTGGTTCAGCAACCAAGATATTCTTTGGACAGAATGGTTTCCTCGCAGACCAGAGTTTTAATTGTCGCTTATGTATGCCCATATCATATATCTTGGTCAAGCTtcaatagtatatattaatgagaGATGTAGTAATCTACTTTCAttacatataaagatataaaaatgtatatttaaacacACTAAAGTGTCTATTTAATGATGCCATTACaagagtaataataataatataaataaaatatatatgtatagtgtattatatttttttttttgaaaaccgttcttttcattgtaataataatgacggataataattttcctacCCGATTCTTAATAACGGAGTAAATGGGCTTCTGTATCTGCCCCAAAGGGCCAGGACGGCGCGAAAGAGATGAACTTCAGTCAATTCGCATATCATTCGCGAATGGAAATGCCGTTCGATGTACGGATATGCTGACTCGATCGACGTGTGATAGGCCAGAGTGCCCTCAGCTACGCGATTTAAACCTTCCGCCAATGGCAAATATCGCTTGGATTCCGGTATTCTGTCCC is a window of Cataglyphis hispanica isolate Lineage 1 chromosome 4, ULB_Chis1_1.0, whole genome shotgun sequence DNA encoding:
- the LOC126849315 gene encoding ionotropic receptor 75a-like, with amino-acid sequence MHLSSIFFSQAFIIFAYAQTSIIIRDYFVYKKVTRVVGFSCGDVEDDFLTMKLLTDAGMSTAIKPAGFQINVLKYLDTTRTLGVFLDIRCPNQNVSGIFDEASAYRMFDYSYNWLILGNNLNRSLQSLNDSVFSIVTDFVILLPNSDSGYILYDVYNHCKMRGGILNVTQLGTWQKNSGLAITLTDSKINRRRNYHGLRIKSTGIVQHRPANMRLVDYLEGEGLEIMDNWPKFGYSLLSHVSDMFNFTMDLIEINHWDKNDTNGPVMSMLKSDGADLGYFPSILTLERYGYARVILQQWPTRSCFMFRTIPAMKMKPWIILKPFAADTWCMIVVIVVITILILSFILKLEHANDYGYSISALITIAALCQQGFPSLTDQSASRIALIQITVFGLLVYNYYSAAIVSARLNEPLQKMNDSLYSLAHSKMQFAAEKNIFFDFLLRNQRPDVQYFRHIWNAIPESKRFIAIEDGVERIKKGGFAFHADPDDIYPSIEQAFDKQMICQLTEVHLLQPSELGLWSNLKSHFHEISKIALLRISTSGLRRREIHRRSARRPYCPSDELFVSSVTIYEVAPILFLLLFGMIISLIIFGIEQFVFYTMHSKRALDIKIEKHKKNNTKAKTSSKDKSTLIFPKIKQSLFHKILMMQR
- the LOC126849282 gene encoding uncharacterized protein LOC126849282 codes for the protein MYDETHKWLILGEKLNNTVSLLNDNAFSIVTDVTIAIPSLTGYNLYDVYNPCKARGGSLNVTALGYWTEKYGVAIRLKQSKYERRSNLHGMKLKVGILLPQTFYNLSTEDIMLNPDMKAKYGRSQFLYTILLYLTDLFNFTMEIVEVNPKKQQDNSAPMFVAFQKKMVDISASPIVMKSERSRKGDIIGPIWSIRSCFLFRTISSANMKTEQFLRPLDVKVWYVILCTMIVAMSVLVILIRQEGIRSLTEGYGISILLTIGAVSQQGSVFVPIRYAGRIAFIHIMLFSVLILNYYSASIVSDRLKNIGQKMNDSLISLADSNLKVMAESTPYIRSFLQSPEEEVRYFNAKRWDRIPESKRYLPLAEGLNRVAEGTLAYHTSIESAYPYIERHFHSRMICELTEVHLFRAVLALWGRYRSPFTPLLRIGLTKIYDMGIHKRQLKLWSARKPFCPKNILVAEPLSIHEAVPIFVFISVSIMLSFVICIIENLVHWMQSKRAGIFTIVRKHDTNINIKRFLRTEIWGLGIVLDLRCQRNKESAATIFAETSKYRMYDYSYHWLVLGSKLNDSVSYLNDSAFSIITDFALAITNGSNYDLYDVYNHCKYRGGTLNITRLGSWRRETSLVITLTQPLIHRRANMHGMTLKISGVIQYRPKNMRLEDYMHDINTRSLDSMHKFTYAMITHTADLFNFSVHASEIIYWDRHSVHGLIFEILQRNYIDFASNPRIMVSERLDYATLIGAAWPIRPCFMLLSTPSNKIKLEIFLKPLANHTWYLWAVFIIIFMFIMRIILRREEDSKQEKYSGAVVLTVGILAQQGANFFPKHIPGRIALLQITVFNWIMYNYYSASIVSARLSEPLDMMEDSVTVLADSNLRIAAEAVPYLNYFLYKLNWESDYFRKKRWDPLPESKRYLPIEEGMKQVSQGILAYHTDPNTAYPYVEKMFDPSKICELTEIHLFKQSVMGMYASYNGQFTEVAKIGLYKMFNTGLRDRQIKYWSSRKPQCQLDTLSTRSISIYETAPALILLAFGMLVGCGICIVENIVYYRSMRKKMRRSMMNNDAEKIAGMSKHNLLE